Proteins from one Pontibacter korlensis genomic window:
- a CDS encoding exonuclease SbcCD subunit D C-terminal domain-containing protein, whose amino-acid sequence MRVLHTSDWHLGQRLVNLERTEEHQHFLDWLLQTIEQEQVEVLLMSGDVFDNGSPSNTALKQYYNFLTKVCATCCRHIIITGGNHDAVSTLNAPKELLECFNIRIVGGASPNPLDELLELKNEQGEIELVVCAVPFLRDRDIRLSVPGESFEEREQRIKQGIAAHYEAFVPHIQAYKAEGTPIVAMGHLFAAGGSASESEKEIHVGNLGQIGADQFPQEFNYVALGHLHRPQKVNNKHHIRYSGSPIPLSFSEVTDTKVVFILDFEEGQLKELREVEIPCCRKLVRFKGSLEKVKQQIAVYDNSSYKLTAWAELQVELQAPLPDLNQQLDEVLQSKKDELQLLIHRPPIIQKATQTLEQQVQEEVDLHSLREKDVFLKRCQSAFPDSDHSELLATFSELLELMGQEEES is encoded by the coding sequence ATGCGCGTACTACACACATCAGACTGGCATCTGGGCCAGCGCCTTGTTAACCTCGAACGCACCGAAGAACACCAGCACTTCCTGGACTGGCTGCTGCAAACCATAGAGCAGGAGCAGGTGGAGGTTCTTCTTATGTCCGGCGATGTGTTTGACAACGGTTCTCCTTCCAACACGGCCTTAAAGCAGTATTACAACTTCTTAACTAAAGTATGCGCCACCTGCTGTCGACATATCATCATTACGGGCGGCAACCACGACGCTGTTTCTACTCTTAATGCGCCCAAAGAGCTGTTAGAGTGCTTTAACATCCGTATAGTTGGCGGTGCCTCTCCTAACCCTCTGGATGAGCTGCTTGAGCTTAAGAATGAGCAAGGAGAGATTGAGCTTGTGGTTTGTGCCGTACCTTTCCTCCGCGACCGGGATATACGTTTATCTGTGCCGGGCGAGAGTTTTGAAGAGCGGGAGCAGCGCATAAAGCAAGGTATAGCTGCGCACTACGAGGCTTTTGTGCCCCATATACAAGCATATAAGGCTGAGGGAACACCGATAGTAGCCATGGGGCATTTGTTTGCTGCAGGCGGCTCTGCCTCAGAGAGCGAGAAGGAAATACATGTAGGCAATCTAGGTCAGATAGGGGCTGACCAGTTTCCGCAGGAGTTCAACTATGTAGCCCTTGGGCACCTGCACCGCCCGCAAAAAGTAAACAACAAACATCATATCCGCTACTCTGGTTCTCCTATACCACTCAGCTTTAGTGAGGTAACAGATACCAAAGTTGTTTTTATACTTGATTTTGAAGAAGGACAGCTGAAAGAACTTCGGGAAGTTGAGATTCCATGTTGCCGGAAATTAGTACGTTTCAAGGGTAGCCTGGAGAAGGTAAAACAACAAATTGCTGTTTACGACAACAGCTCATACAAGCTTACAGCCTGGGCTGAATTACAGGTTGAACTCCAAGCACCCCTCCCCGACCTGAACCAGCAGCTGGACGAGGTATTGCAATCGAAAAAGGATGAACTGCAACTCCTTATCCACCGGCCTCCTATCATACAAAAAGCCACGCAAACGCTTGAACAACAGGTACAGGAAGAGGTTGATTTGCATAGTCTGCGGGAGAAAGACGTATTCCTGAAGCGCTGCCAAAGTGCTTTCCCGGATTCTGACCATTCAGAGCTTTTAGCTACATTCTCAGAGCTGCTGGAGCTGATGGGGCAGGAAGAAGAAAGCTAA
- a CDS encoding erythromycin esterase family protein produces MKKVHLLWLSLALLFTSCSKADEVESLKENHTTSLVAENSYELEQPQDLDVLLKDIGNPRYVLLGEASHGTKEYYTWRAEITKRLIEEKGFNVITVEGDWPDLYKLNQYIKGTEQAGASAEAIMQTFDRWPTWMWANEEMAELTEWLKQHNNGLSASQQVGLYGMDVYSLWDSLDELEQYLRKNNTELLPQLQKVKNCFAPYAQDEQRYGYEASRGTASCADELAILLEDVQKHVAQKAIPTEEDFDASQNALIAANAEDYYSEMYQSNAGSWNIRDRHMVKTINRLVDFYGPSAKVIVWAHNTHIGDARATDMLQSGTVNVGQLVREEQGEENVYAVGFGSYQSTVVAANKWGNPAQIMHVPQGIAGSWEALLHGINPANKVVLMENLAEDNRLTKQIGHRAIGVVYNPGSERGNYVPSVLPERYNAFIFFDKTEALNPLKTELAQ; encoded by the coding sequence ATGAAGAAGGTACACTTACTGTGGCTTTCTCTGGCTTTACTGTTTACCTCATGCTCTAAGGCAGACGAGGTAGAGAGCCTGAAAGAAAACCACACCACAAGCTTAGTAGCCGAAAATAGTTATGAATTAGAGCAACCACAGGATCTGGATGTGTTGCTAAAGGATATTGGCAATCCCCGCTATGTGCTCTTGGGCGAGGCATCACACGGAACAAAAGAATATTATACCTGGCGGGCAGAAATCACCAAGAGGCTTATCGAAGAGAAAGGCTTTAATGTGATAACTGTAGAGGGAGACTGGCCCGACCTATATAAACTAAACCAGTATATAAAAGGCACAGAACAAGCCGGTGCAAGCGCAGAGGCCATTATGCAGACATTTGACCGCTGGCCAACATGGATGTGGGCCAATGAGGAAATGGCAGAGCTAACTGAATGGCTAAAGCAGCATAACAATGGTCTTTCTGCCTCACAGCAGGTTGGTTTATATGGCATGGATGTGTATAGCCTATGGGATTCGCTGGATGAACTGGAGCAATACCTCAGGAAAAACAACACAGAACTGCTGCCACAGCTGCAGAAAGTAAAGAATTGCTTTGCACCTTATGCTCAGGATGAGCAGCGTTATGGATATGAGGCATCGCGTGGGACTGCTAGTTGTGCCGATGAACTAGCTATTCTACTAGAGGATGTTCAAAAGCACGTGGCACAGAAAGCAATCCCCACAGAAGAGGATTTTGATGCCAGCCAGAACGCTTTGATTGCTGCCAATGCCGAAGATTATTACAGCGAAATGTACCAAAGCAATGCAGGTTCCTGGAACATTCGCGACAGGCACATGGTCAAAACCATCAACAGATTGGTTGACTTTTATGGACCATCTGCCAAAGTAATTGTGTGGGCGCATAATACGCACATCGGTGATGCCCGCGCAACTGATATGTTACAGTCTGGCACTGTGAACGTTGGTCAACTGGTGCGCGAAGAGCAGGGTGAAGAAAATGTTTATGCTGTCGGATTTGGTTCATACCAGAGTACTGTAGTGGCAGCCAACAAATGGGGCAACCCGGCTCAAATCATGCATGTGCCGCAAGGTATAGCTGGCTCCTGGGAAGCACTGCTGCATGGCATCAACCCAGCTAATAAAGTAGTATTGATGGAGAATCTTGCTGAGGATAACCGGTTGACTAAGCAAATCGGGCACCGAGCAATCGGAGTAGTATATAACCCGGGTTCGGAGCGAGGGAATTATGTGCCTTCGGTTTTGCCCGAGCGCTACAATGCTTTTATCTTTTTTGATAAGACGGAGGCCCTCAACCCACTAAAAACAGAGCTGGCACAGTAA
- a CDS encoding SbcC/MukB-like Walker B domain-containing protein gives MKILSVRFQNLNSLKGEHEIRFDQSPLAEAGLFAITGPTGAGKTTILDAITVGLYGLVHRHSNDKPLELMTRHTAESFSEVEFEADSKRYRAKWHLRRSRGKVDGNIQPVHMELYSFGEDTLFDLKPSEVPGKVAELCGLDYNQFLRSVMLSQGDFARFLKANPNERSSLLEKITDTGIYSEISKFAYEKAKDERLKRDEMERRLQDTHLLPEEQRVAYEQSVKELIVQETVLQADIVQLQAKVQWLQQVAQLQAKQEQQHSALQVQEQKLAQLQPEFIRLKQHEQAHQFVGELAEIRSANSKVAEVHEELQTLQKRVPALETELEAAGKIASEATKAHQQQEEALQKLEPLLAQVARLDHQLNSIRESYSKNKTAYVTFEQQLKQEQAQLQAKQLQLDKLTQEATEIKNWLEQNAQLQDLKEHLPEFKATLRDLQEAEQRIKRNQQEQQELNKQRQQEAKQLNDLQLLQAQQQTQQEQLHQQKEEKLTQLKAILSDKSMEELEQTAQSQPALVAKYERLQELAQQHTTHTQKLQNINELLEQHTRQAKETAAQLEDSQAKYKQAEDHLQTLQKLVQLQQQIQQYEEARHTLVKDEPCPLCGSTHHPFADNGYAFDLPEEVQKRDKQQVLVKELEKSIGQLQLQQNALDQKQQVGFTAKSETEKELQRLNQLFEQLSEGLPHTVHISDIKQLQQLCEAEQKAATALQQQLAQARNLSRDLENLNQQVQKLREAQVQAQATFNQLQQSDKLLHTQLQKLQSILTDEQEQQQVHTETAESFAASFGLKYKPEERHTLLQTLEQQSVSYAQKQQALESMREKYIELKELVKNLKSNVQQKGKELEERKQVLKEEHEQLTQLKTERHTLFGEKETEQERKLAQQELKVRAQQAEEARRHQLQKQQELQETRARQADCRNKHQQNKSVLDELREGLLHVLQQKGIETIEALSQMLLHRDEADRLANLKAQTEKHLTELRKSVNDVQQELAVLQEKQLTEESMEVLQGQHQQKTEQQRELISQRARHEQLLEQDAQQREKNKELAELLKTQQLVCNRWSQLADLIGSADGNKFSRFAQGLTLARLVELANHHLQKLNDRYRILKSSTEDLELLILDLYQAEAVRPMNTLSGGESFLVSLALALGLSDLAGRRTQINSLFIDEGFGTLDADTLDAAISTLENLQASGKMIGIISHVEALKERISTQIKVQRQPGGVSKVEVVGW, from the coding sequence ATGAAAATCCTATCTGTACGCTTCCAAAACCTGAACTCGCTGAAAGGTGAGCACGAGATCCGTTTCGACCAAAGCCCACTGGCAGAGGCGGGCTTGTTTGCTATAACTGGCCCTACAGGCGCAGGCAAAACTACCATTCTTGATGCGATAACAGTAGGCTTGTATGGCCTGGTACACCGCCACAGTAATGATAAACCACTTGAGCTCATGACGCGCCACACGGCCGAGAGCTTTTCAGAGGTTGAGTTTGAAGCTGATAGTAAACGTTACCGCGCAAAGTGGCATCTACGCCGCAGCCGGGGTAAAGTGGATGGTAACATTCAGCCGGTACATATGGAGCTATACTCTTTTGGAGAGGATACTTTATTCGACCTAAAACCAAGTGAAGTTCCGGGAAAAGTAGCCGAACTCTGTGGCCTAGATTACAACCAATTTCTGCGTTCGGTCATGCTTTCGCAAGGTGATTTTGCACGCTTCCTGAAAGCTAACCCAAACGAGCGCAGCAGTCTTTTGGAAAAAATCACCGATACGGGTATCTATTCTGAAATTTCCAAATTTGCTTATGAAAAGGCAAAGGACGAAAGGCTGAAGCGCGATGAGATGGAGCGACGGTTGCAGGATACACACCTACTACCTGAGGAGCAGCGTGTAGCTTATGAGCAAAGCGTAAAGGAGCTAATCGTACAGGAAACTGTACTTCAGGCCGATATTGTGCAACTACAGGCAAAGGTACAGTGGCTGCAGCAGGTAGCACAGCTACAGGCAAAGCAAGAGCAGCAGCACTCGGCTTTACAGGTACAGGAACAAAAGCTGGCACAGTTACAACCAGAGTTTATCAGGCTGAAGCAGCATGAGCAGGCGCACCAGTTCGTGGGTGAGCTGGCTGAAATCCGCAGTGCCAATAGTAAAGTAGCCGAGGTACATGAGGAGCTGCAAACGCTGCAGAAACGTGTACCTGCACTTGAAACTGAGTTGGAAGCCGCCGGAAAGATAGCCTCAGAGGCAACCAAGGCACATCAGCAGCAGGAAGAGGCCTTACAAAAACTGGAGCCTCTGCTGGCACAGGTTGCACGGCTAGATCATCAACTAAACAGCATTCGTGAATCCTACAGCAAGAACAAGACTGCTTATGTCACTTTTGAGCAACAACTAAAGCAGGAACAAGCACAGCTACAGGCAAAACAACTGCAGCTGGACAAGCTCACCCAAGAAGCTACTGAAATAAAAAACTGGCTGGAGCAAAATGCACAGTTGCAGGATTTGAAAGAGCACTTGCCGGAGTTTAAAGCCACCCTTCGCGACCTGCAGGAGGCAGAGCAACGCATAAAACGTAATCAGCAGGAGCAACAGGAGTTAAACAAACAGCGCCAGCAGGAAGCAAAGCAGTTAAACGACTTACAACTGCTTCAAGCGCAGCAGCAAACGCAGCAAGAGCAGCTTCACCAGCAGAAGGAGGAAAAACTTACCCAGTTAAAAGCTATACTTTCAGATAAAAGTATGGAAGAACTGGAGCAGACTGCGCAGTCGCAACCGGCGCTGGTAGCCAAGTATGAGCGCCTGCAGGAACTGGCGCAGCAACATACAACGCATACACAGAAGCTGCAAAACATAAACGAACTGCTGGAGCAACACACGCGGCAGGCAAAGGAAACAGCTGCCCAGCTAGAGGATTCGCAGGCCAAGTATAAGCAGGCAGAAGATCACCTGCAAACGCTCCAAAAGCTGGTACAACTGCAGCAACAGATTCAGCAGTATGAAGAGGCTCGCCATACATTGGTGAAGGATGAGCCGTGCCCACTCTGTGGTTCTACACATCACCCATTCGCTGACAATGGATATGCTTTCGATTTACCAGAGGAAGTGCAAAAGCGGGATAAGCAGCAGGTGCTAGTTAAGGAACTAGAGAAAAGTATAGGCCAACTACAGCTGCAGCAGAATGCTTTGGATCAAAAGCAGCAGGTAGGTTTTACTGCGAAGTCTGAGACAGAAAAAGAGCTTCAGCGCCTTAACCAACTATTTGAGCAGCTTTCGGAAGGGTTGCCACATACAGTTCATATTTCCGACATAAAACAACTGCAGCAGCTGTGTGAAGCTGAACAGAAAGCTGCCACAGCGCTACAGCAGCAACTAGCACAGGCCCGTAACCTCAGCCGCGACCTTGAAAACCTGAACCAGCAAGTACAGAAACTAAGAGAGGCACAAGTACAGGCACAGGCCACCTTCAACCAACTTCAGCAATCGGACAAGCTTTTGCACACGCAACTACAGAAGCTACAAAGTATACTTACAGATGAGCAGGAGCAGCAGCAGGTGCATACTGAAACAGCTGAATCCTTTGCTGCCAGCTTTGGGCTAAAGTATAAACCAGAAGAGCGCCATACATTGCTGCAAACGTTAGAGCAGCAGTCAGTAAGCTATGCGCAGAAGCAGCAGGCCCTAGAAAGCATGCGCGAAAAGTATATTGAACTGAAAGAGCTGGTAAAAAACCTGAAGAGCAATGTACAGCAGAAAGGTAAAGAGCTGGAAGAGCGAAAGCAGGTTCTGAAAGAAGAACACGAGCAGCTGACACAGCTCAAAACCGAGCGCCATACTTTGTTTGGTGAGAAAGAAACGGAGCAGGAGCGAAAGCTTGCCCAGCAGGAGCTTAAAGTACGTGCCCAACAGGCCGAGGAGGCACGTCGCCATCAGCTGCAAAAACAACAGGAGCTACAAGAAACACGTGCCCGCCAAGCAGATTGCCGCAACAAGCACCAACAGAATAAATCTGTACTAGATGAGCTGCGTGAAGGCCTACTGCATGTGCTGCAGCAGAAAGGAATAGAGACTATAGAGGCTCTTAGCCAGATGCTGCTCCACCGCGATGAAGCCGACCGCCTTGCTAACCTGAAGGCACAAACAGAGAAGCACCTGACTGAATTACGCAAGAGTGTGAACGATGTACAGCAGGAGTTGGCAGTGCTACAGGAGAAACAACTGACAGAGGAAAGTATGGAAGTCCTGCAAGGGCAGCATCAGCAAAAAACAGAACAACAGCGGGAGCTTATATCGCAGCGCGCACGCCACGAGCAATTACTCGAGCAGGATGCACAGCAGCGAGAGAAGAACAAAGAGCTAGCCGAACTGCTGAAAACGCAGCAATTAGTGTGTAATCGTTGGTCGCAGCTAGCCGACCTGATTGGCTCAGCCGATGGTAATAAGTTCAGCCGCTTTGCCCAAGGGCTTACACTGGCAAGGCTGGTGGAGCTGGCTAACCACCACCTGCAAAAGCTTAATGATAGGTACCGTATTCTCAAATCTTCAACAGAGGATCTGGAGCTGCTGATTTTGGACCTGTACCAGGCAGAGGCAGTGCGCCCTATGAATACTCTCTCCGGTGGTGAAAGCTTTTTAGTAAGTTTGGCGCTGGCACTGGGCTTGTCGGATCTGGCTGGCCGTCGCACCCAAATAAATTCGCTGTTTATCGACGAAGGCTTTGGCACCTTAGATGCCGATACCTTGGATGCCGCCATCTCTACTTTAGAGAACCTGCAGGCCAGTGGCAAAATGATTGGCATCATCTCGCATGTGGAGGCGCTGAAAGAGCGTATCAGCACGCAGATTAAAGTACAACGTCAGCCTGGAGGTGTGAGCAAGGTAGAAGTTGTAGGTTGGTAA
- a CDS encoding amidohydrolase family protein, translating to MKQRSTQSSRVKRSLLLLCSLGLMASPTMAQNSASANGKDKDKSDKKELPLEAARKIKINTTEGSWLALDVSPDGSRIIFDMLGDLYLLPIGGGKAEQLTSGMSFDTQAKFSPDGNSIVFISDRSGSDNVWTMDLATKKPRQISKSNNENYQSAEWTPDGNYIIAAKGRRNLKLHMFHKDGGSGAELTKEPENMKTVEPAFGKDSRYIWFAKRTSAWNYNAQLPQYQLATYDRETGEVDTRTSRYGSAFTPTLSPDGNWLVYGTRYNDQTGLVAQNLKTGEEKWLAYPVQRDEQESIAPLGVLPAMSFTPDSKNLVASYGGKIYSLPIAGGAAKEIPFEVNTEIEVGPKLDFKFPIKDDKMMTVTQIRDAAVSPDGKRVVFTALDRLYIMDYPNGTPKRLTDADYTEAQPAWSPDGKQIAYVTWSEKTGGAIYRLSANGKGKPTKLTQEQGIFQEPVWSPNGERLVFAKGSAQAYREEPGPGAFGSRESINWIPAKGGQSTFVTTADAGSTPHFVNGENRIYLYNNKEGLLSMRWDGTDKKSHVKVSGITTFGSVEDMIEEEMNLNMHLHEQAPKEKPSTAATVIKAPVGDRALALINNEIYVVTIPVVGGETPAISVAEVTKSQFPSWKLTEIGGQFPSWSADGKKVYWSIGNGFFAYDLEAAIAQQRKNEAKDTAEDKKEKADATTATPDSLGTEAVKVEGYKPVETKIAIQVERDIPQGTILLQGARLITMKGDEIIENGDILIENNRIKAVGPSGSLNAPKGVKVVDVKGKTITPGFVDTHAHMWPRWGVHTNQVWIYAANLAYGVTTTRDPQTATTDVLTYADMVDAGKIIGPRVYSTGPGVGYWSYNLKSQEHAKQVLRQYSEYYNTKTIKMYLVGNRQHRQWIIMAAKEQGLLPTTEGGLDFKLNMTQAIDGYPGHEHSFPIYPLYKDVVDFVSASQMAYTPTLLVSYGGPWAENYYYATENVNGDKKLNYFTPKYELDAKSRRRPGWFMKEEHIFERHAEFVNKLVKAGGLAGVGSHGQLQGLGYHWELWSVQSGGMSNHDALKVATILGAKSLGLDGDIGSIENGKLADLVIMDENPLENIRNSNTIKFVMRNGRLYDGETLDELAPTKRKAPAFEWHSMQPLGVPGIKN from the coding sequence ATGAAGCAACGCTCTACACAAAGCAGCCGCGTAAAAAGATCGCTGCTGTTGCTGTGTTCCCTTGGCCTAATGGCTTCACCCACCATGGCACAAAACAGTGCCTCAGCCAACGGGAAGGATAAAGACAAAAGCGACAAAAAAGAGCTGCCACTGGAGGCAGCCCGAAAGATCAAGATTAATACTACGGAAGGCTCCTGGCTGGCACTGGACGTAAGCCCTGATGGCAGCAGGATTATCTTCGATATGCTGGGCGACCTGTACCTGCTTCCTATAGGTGGCGGTAAAGCCGAACAACTGACCTCCGGTATGTCTTTCGACACACAGGCTAAATTTAGTCCGGATGGTAATTCCATCGTGTTTATCTCCGACAGAAGTGGCTCTGATAACGTCTGGACCATGGACCTGGCAACTAAAAAGCCTCGCCAGATCAGCAAGAGCAATAACGAGAACTACCAGTCTGCAGAGTGGACACCAGATGGCAATTATATCATTGCTGCTAAAGGCCGTCGTAACCTGAAGCTACACATGTTCCATAAAGACGGTGGCAGCGGTGCCGAGCTCACAAAAGAGCCGGAGAACATGAAGACTGTAGAACCTGCTTTTGGGAAAGACAGCCGCTACATCTGGTTTGCAAAGCGTACCAGCGCCTGGAACTACAACGCTCAGCTACCACAATACCAGTTGGCAACTTATGACCGCGAGACTGGCGAAGTAGATACCCGTACCTCCCGTTATGGCTCTGCCTTTACTCCTACCCTTTCGCCAGATGGAAATTGGCTGGTATACGGTACACGCTATAACGATCAAACCGGTCTTGTAGCTCAGAACCTGAAAACAGGCGAAGAGAAATGGCTGGCCTACCCGGTACAGCGCGATGAGCAGGAGTCTATCGCTCCGCTTGGTGTGCTTCCTGCCATGTCGTTTACCCCTGACAGCAAGAACCTAGTGGCCTCATATGGTGGCAAAATCTATAGCTTGCCTATAGCTGGTGGAGCAGCAAAGGAAATTCCTTTTGAAGTGAACACCGAAATTGAGGTTGGTCCTAAGCTAGACTTCAAGTTCCCGATCAAGGATGACAAAATGATGACGGTAACACAGATTCGCGATGCCGCTGTTTCTCCGGATGGCAAGCGTGTTGTGTTTACGGCTCTTGACAGGCTTTACATTATGGATTACCCGAACGGTACACCAAAGCGCCTGACGGATGCTGATTACACAGAAGCTCAACCAGCCTGGTCGCCAGACGGTAAGCAAATTGCTTATGTAACCTGGAGCGAGAAAACAGGTGGAGCCATTTACAGACTGAGCGCCAACGGCAAAGGTAAGCCTACAAAACTAACCCAGGAGCAAGGTATCTTTCAGGAGCCGGTTTGGTCGCCTAACGGTGAGCGCCTTGTGTTTGCCAAAGGATCGGCACAGGCTTACCGCGAAGAGCCGGGTCCGGGAGCTTTTGGCTCACGTGAAAGTATAAATTGGATTCCAGCCAAAGGCGGGCAGAGCACTTTTGTTACTACAGCTGATGCAGGCTCTACACCACACTTCGTGAATGGTGAAAACCGCATCTACCTCTATAACAACAAAGAGGGTCTCCTTTCTATGCGTTGGGATGGCACAGACAAAAAGTCTCACGTGAAGGTGAGTGGCATTACTACCTTTGGTTCTGTTGAGGACATGATAGAGGAGGAAATGAACCTCAACATGCACCTGCACGAGCAAGCGCCAAAAGAGAAGCCTTCTACTGCAGCTACAGTTATCAAGGCTCCGGTAGGCGACAGAGCGTTAGCTTTGATCAACAACGAAATCTATGTGGTTACTATCCCGGTAGTAGGTGGTGAAACTCCTGCTATTTCTGTGGCTGAGGTAACGAAGTCTCAGTTCCCGAGCTGGAAGCTTACTGAAATTGGCGGTCAGTTCCCAAGCTGGTCTGCAGATGGCAAGAAAGTATACTGGTCTATCGGTAACGGCTTCTTTGCTTACGACCTGGAGGCAGCCATTGCCCAGCAGCGCAAAAACGAAGCGAAGGATACCGCTGAAGATAAGAAGGAGAAAGCCGATGCTACTACAGCCACACCTGATTCTCTAGGTACAGAGGCTGTAAAAGTAGAGGGCTATAAGCCGGTAGAGACGAAAATTGCCATTCAGGTAGAGCGCGACATCCCGCAGGGAACTATACTGCTACAAGGTGCCCGCCTCATTACCATGAAAGGCGACGAGATAATTGAAAACGGCGACATCCTGATTGAGAATAACCGTATCAAGGCTGTTGGTCCTTCAGGTTCACTTAATGCACCAAAAGGAGTTAAGGTGGTAGATGTGAAAGGCAAAACCATCACGCCTGGTTTTGTGGATACACATGCGCACATGTGGCCTCGTTGGGGTGTACATACTAACCAAGTATGGATTTATGCAGCTAACCTGGCTTATGGTGTTACCACTACCCGCGACCCACAAACTGCTACTACCGACGTGTTGACGTACGCAGACATGGTGGATGCAGGTAAGATCATTGGTCCAAGAGTATACTCTACTGGCCCAGGTGTAGGCTATTGGTCTTACAACCTCAAGAGCCAGGAGCACGCGAAGCAGGTGCTGCGCCAGTACTCTGAGTATTACAACACCAAAACTATTAAAATGTACCTGGTAGGTAACCGCCAACACCGCCAGTGGATCATAATGGCGGCTAAAGAGCAGGGGCTGTTACCGACAACAGAAGGTGGCCTTGACTTTAAGCTGAACATGACGCAGGCCATCGATGGTTACCCAGGTCATGAGCACTCCTTCCCCATCTACCCACTGTACAAAGACGTGGTAGACTTCGTATCAGCGTCGCAGATGGCTTATACGCCTACCCTACTGGTATCTTACGGTGGCCCTTGGGCAGAGAACTACTATTACGCCACTGAAAATGTGAATGGTGATAAGAAGCTTAACTACTTCACACCCAAGTACGAGCTGGATGCCAAGTCTCGCCGCAGACCAGGCTGGTTTATGAAAGAGGAGCACATTTTTGAGCGCCACGCTGAGTTCGTCAATAAACTGGTGAAGGCCGGTGGTCTGGCTGGTGTGGGTTCTCATGGGCAGTTGCAGGGCCTAGGCTACCACTGGGAGCTTTGGTCGGTGCAATCGGGTGGTATGAGCAACCACGACGCACTGAAGGTTGCCACCATACTTGGAGCTAAGTCACTAGGTCTGGATGGGGACATCGGCTCTATCGAGAATGGTAAATTAGCCGACCTTGTTATTATGGATGAAAACCCACTGGAGAACATCCGTAACTCCAACACCATTAAGTTTGTCATGCGCAACGGGCGTTTGTACGATGGAGAAACCCTAGATGAGCTTGCACCAACCAAGCGTAAGGCTCCGGCCTTCGAGTGGCACAGCATGCAGCCGCTGGGTGTACCAGGCATTAAGAACTAA
- a CDS encoding thermonuclease family protein, with protein MRKLTLNLLIITVLTATLSCKSDSKDAQEQFRERRQAILDRDENTPTATAEDPVATVGKAPAPTSDTPSKPATAAGDKVVGIKDGDTVVLLRNGQEVTVRLYGVDTPEKNQAFGQKAKEYTSNLAFGKNVRLIVNNTDRYGRTVGTIILPDGRSLNEELVRNGYAWHYKAYSNDKNLANAEADARRFKRGLWQDAKPVAPWDFRKEQRSGSSSSTASSTSNAPIPAGATKRTVYLCNSGGSSVYHLDSSCHVLKRCKEEVIKTTEAAAIREYGRRADKTCSR; from the coding sequence ATGAGAAAGTTAACCCTCAACCTATTGATAATTACGGTTTTGACCGCCACTCTCTCCTGCAAAAGCGATAGCAAAGATGCACAGGAGCAGTTTCGGGAGCGTCGGCAGGCCATTCTGGACCGTGATGAAAACACACCAACTGCTACTGCTGAGGATCCGGTTGCAACTGTAGGAAAGGCTCCTGCCCCCACTTCGGATACTCCGTCAAAACCAGCTACGGCAGCCGGCGACAAAGTAGTAGGTATAAAAGATGGTGACACGGTGGTGCTGCTCCGCAATGGGCAGGAGGTAACGGTGCGCTTGTATGGTGTAGATACTCCAGAAAAGAATCAGGCATTCGGGCAAAAAGCCAAGGAATATACTTCCAATCTGGCTTTTGGTAAAAACGTGCGCCTTATTGTAAATAACACCGATCGCTATGGCCGCACAGTAGGCACCATTATACTTCCGGATGGGCGAAGCCTGAATGAGGAGCTGGTGCGCAACGGCTATGCCTGGCACTATAAAGCTTACTCGAACGATAAGAACCTGGCAAACGCCGAGGCCGATGCCCGCCGTTTCAAACGTGGTCTGTGGCAGGATGCTAAACCTGTTGCGCCATGGGACTTCCGTAAAGAGCAACGCAGTGGCAGTAGCTCCAGCACTGCTTCCAGTACCTCTAACGCCCCTATCCCTGCCGGTGCCACTAAACGTACGGTTTATCTTTGCAACAGCGGTGGCTCATCGGTGTACCACCTCGATAGCAGCTGCCATGTCCTGAAGCGTTGCAAAGAAGAGGTCATCAAAACCACAGAAGCCGCTGCCATTAGGGAGTATGGGCGCAGAGCCGACAAAACCTGCAGCAGGTAA